ttctcaagcactaatagtgcgagcatgtcgcgcgagtgactaaaacaagtgagtctaaaccgtaaaatgatttaatattagtatgtctcacaacagtttaaattcgattacgcAAAATACTGTTCAATGTATGTACGATCCGAAGTTATCAGGCCAAGATTAATCCCTCGATATTTTCGTCGATAATAAACACAAAAGGTGATTGAGAACTCACCTCTGGCACCGTGGTCATGTTGACGAGATGTCCCCCCCACTGTCGGTGCATCAGGCTTTCGGCGCGGCTCGAAAACCTGCGATTAAAACACGCCGTTGTGGGAATTCTATatacatatgaaataaaactatgaaaacggattatatcgcgtatattgaatttataatacatcccgacgtttcgaactctttacagcgttcgtggtcaacgggtgactgaggaaaaattacaaaatgcaaaaatacccacatactaaaataatgaacaatcatagaccacaaactttaaggctggttgtacatgcaaaatcggttcataaggctagttatacactataattatttttcaagtaaagatatatatatatacgcgataaaaaactatgccggctccaaccctacaccacggacccgagaagatttaattccctcctaaattgtaggagggtatcccaatatgggaccggtaataaactcggcgggacacatcttttcaaaacatcagaatgtccagcatcatccaacactacggtctcacagtctatgtctcgcttgctcctttatcaggtggactacaggatcccaagctggtggtagagaaaagccatcttccctattaaagtttggatatttcttaatctcaatggcctcgcgcagcattctgggtatgtaacgcttctccttggcaagaaccagaggcttatcaaacttgattgagtgattggctttatccatgacatgctcacagacagcagacctaggtcgacggtgcttgacatcagctatgtgttccttcacccgagtggaaatgctccgtttcgtctgcccgacaccCCATCGTCccctacgtcccatagtgagccagatagatgctcccacatataaattggctcagtacctcgcgggagccctctcagcattacgtggtaacactagcacgcatacaaaggattcttaccatttcatcggtgagattaaagacctaacattgactgatgatgagatcatggtcagttttgacgtccagtcgctatttacaagcctaccggtacaagactgcattgaaattgtcaagaagaggttatgtgagcagaacatgtcagaggaatatgctaagctgttggaacattgccttacatctggctacttgctatggaatggtgaattctaccttcaagtcgacggcgtggccatggggtctccggtgtctccagtagtcgctgacatctttatggaggacttcgaggagagggcactctcattggctcctgtgcgaccgaagatatttaaaagatacgtagatgacacttttactatacttccaaaaagtagtgtttcaactttcttggatcacctaaattccatccatagcaaaataaaatttactatggagttggaaaaagactgttctctccccttcttagatgtattggtaaaaagaaatcctgataacaccctaggtcgcactgtgtataggaaacctactcatactgataggtacttaaatggcaaatcgcatcaccatcccagtcaacttgttacagtaggcaaatctttgtttcagagagaccagaggatatgtgatgaccagcatctggccgcggagctccagcatgccaggcgcgcgctccaggcaaacgagctcaggataccgcgggtcaaccagaggtcccacattaagatccccacagttgagcgcaggcctgccattctgccttttgtcaggggggtcacggacaggatcagccacatcttgaagcgtgcttctataaaaacatatttcaagccaatgaagaagatgtcacaattcctgaggcctgtaaaatgcaatacccctctacagactgcaggagtgtacaggctggactgtgagtgtggcctatcatatgtcgggcagacgaaacggagcatttccactcgggtgaaggaacacatagctgatgtcaagcaccgtcgacctaggtctgctgtctgtgagcatgtcatggataaagccaatcactcaatcaagtttgataagcctctggttcttgccaaggagaagcgttacatacccagaatgctgcgcgaggccattgagattaagaaatatccaaactttaatagggaagatggcttttctctaccaccagcttgggatcctgtagtccacctgataaaggagcaagcgagacatagactgtgagaccgtagtgttggatgatgctggacattctgatgttttgaaaagatgtgtcccgccgagtttgttaccggtcccatattgggataccctcctacaatttaggagggaattaaatcttctcgggtccgtggtgtagggttggagccggcatagttttttatcgcgtatatatatatatctttacttgaaaaataattatagtgtataactagccttatgaaccgattttgcatgtacaaccagccttaaagtttgtggtctatgattgttcattattttagtatgtgggtatttttgcattttgtaatttttcctcagtcacccgttgaccacgaacgctgtaaagagttcgaaacgtcgggatgtattataaattcaatatacgcgatataatccgttttcatagttttatttcatgagtaactatcgcggtaaccgaagacaatattctatatacatatattaaaaaggCTTGTTACAATGGCAATAAGACACGGTAGCGTTTTGATTTCTTGTAAGGAACTGTAACTTCCGATAACATAGCTTCcgttccgatacacgaattatgacatcgatacaattaattcccaaagtaacctctaactcggactttttatcaaactttactcggttatttattatgtgataataaacaaaaaaaaaagaagaaaacacaatcttaacctaaatagtaatttcatagctttcgaatttcgatattgttggTGTTGTtgtcgacaaaattcgatcaaaattgacacttgacgcgcatgatctttcccgttctttcttgcgaaatctgcggcggcaaaccgatggaacggccataCCTGGGCCCCTGTATGACGACGGCGGTGCCGGTCTCGTGGCAGCGGTACccccgcgcgcgcgccgccgcgccgagcgccgcccgcgcgcgcgcgcagAACGCGGGCCGCTGCGGCAGGTGGCACACGCCGCGGGGGCCGCATTCCGTGCGATCGTAGAATGTGCATTTGCGGCCCCATGTTCTGGAACAAAGTAAAGGAATGACTTGAAAAATCTGTGTATATAGTTCCGATCAAGGGATCATTCAGAGAAAACAAACTAAGTACATCTACCTAATAGTTTTCCCGTTTGGGAGTTTACACATCGAACTTCTCACTTATGGATAAAAACCCTTAATTTCGGTTCGGTTAATATCGAAGGTGACCTTTTGATTGCCATTTGTCTACATAAATACTAGACTAGTTTATTAGGAATCTTTAAAACAACTGTATATTCTTGTAATATAAGGGTAAAATGTAAATTAGGAAACTACCTATAGGTCTAAATCAATTCGTAGCTAGCAGTTATTAGTCTAAGCTTTTAAAGGGTTAAAACAGCGTCACGCTATCCATTGCAGAAGTTATAAGAACACCGCCATCTTTCTTTTCAAATACAGACTTTGATAGAAAAAGTTTTAGTTGCGTTGGATGCTACTTAGCTGCTTACCTGTCGATGTAATCGTCAAGCACAACCAGGTCTCCCGGACGATATTCTTCCTGCAAGGAGCCCGTGGCAGTGGTAGCGAGGATGTGGGTGCAGCCGCGTTGCTTGAGCGCCCAGATGTTGGCGCGGTAGTTCACGTCACTGTCAACAGAAAATATTTCTCTTTTCATAGCTTGATAGAACATCGATAAAATAGTGTTTGAATGAATTAGCGGGAACTAGAGATCAGATCTGAGGTTTTTGCCGGTTGTCCCTACTAACGTGACCTCACTGTAAAACGACGCCATACTTGTGGATAGAAAtgagatttttttgtttttcgacGATAACTTTTGATTGTCCTAATAAAAATCTATGAAATTTATTAAGGATCTTGGGAATCTATTCAGGACAACCTCTACCAAATTTTACGATTCTTTGTCAACGACATAAACAGTTATCATCGAAAAACAGAAGGAATTATCATGTCCAAAAGTATGGAGTCGTTACACAGTGACTTTTTAAATGTTGAATTTCGAAATTTCTTAGTGGAGTTATgcaagattttaaaaatatatgttgtctattgtctgtctatctgtatcTACAAACCTAGGCTGAAACTGATGCTTTCTCCCATGTCGCGCCAGAAGCACGCAGGGCACGCCCTTGACTTTGCCCTCGATGAGCGCGTCTGAAGGCGCTCCGAACGGCGTGTTTTCATAATGCTCGGTCTGTTCTTCAAATAGGGTTGGGTCATCGAAGCCCGAGCCGCCGATTATGCCGATCTACGTTTGAAATTGTAATGTAGTAAAAAAAGGAGTAAACGACTACTtgagtggcgaccatggggagaagagcgtcctcaaagtagaccccagatgcgttgggaccATGACATCAAGAGGACTGCGGGGaagcagtggctccaagtcgtaCAGAACCGTGACGAATGGCGCagaatgaaggaggcctacacccgaagggtagaaaagggctaaagagagagagagagagagtaaaaaaagaaataaatctGGGATGTTTTATGTATAAACTTATACAAATAGCTCGCATTGCTTGCTcttcattttaattaattttttttacatgattaCACAGTTTGGCCGACAAGAGGCCATGTTTGCCACATGCTTGTGGCGTGCCTTGCTCTTTCGTGTATCTAGGTTAGGTATGTAATATTGCAGTCGATGGCTGGCACAAGCCAAGCACTGTAACAagacttatttaaatttatatcgaatagaacttt
The sequence above is drawn from the Cydia strobilella chromosome 2, ilCydStro3.1, whole genome shotgun sequence genome and encodes:
- the LOC134755032 gene encoding S-methyl-5'-thioadenosine phosphorylase produces the protein MGNSKKIKIGIIGGSGFDDPTLFEEQTEHYENTPFGAPSDALIEGKVKGVPCVLLARHGRKHQFQPSDVNYRANIWALKQRGCTHILATTATGSLQEEYRPGDLVVLDDYIDRTWGRKCTFYDRTECGPRGVCHLPQRPAFCARARAALGAAARARGYRCHETGTAVVIQGPRFSSRAESLMHRQWGGHLVNMTTVPEVVLAKEAGLSYAAVALVTDYDCWRDNETAVSVSEVLATFARNVQKAADVVLDAVQILAADTDNSYLDGHQELVSSSIMLKE